The Plasmodium vivax chromosome 13, whole genome shotgun sequence nucleotide sequence GCGAATGGGGATCCACCGTATGGAGGAAATTCCCCATCGTCAACATAAAAAGGAGCGATAGTGCCTCTCTTcatcatttcttttaaagACATGGAGTGTTCTCCTGGGGAGGAATCGAAGTTGGGGACGATTTGGACATTGCTGGGTTGttcctgtggggggggaggtgaaaggggagttattttattttttttttctctctcgtTCACTCATATGGGAAGGCGTCCTACATCTTGCACGTCGTAAAACGCGTCAAGGCGACTTGTCAACCGGTGTTTAGCCGCTCCTTAGCCGTCGCTTCTCAACCGCCGCTTCTTAGCCACCGCTCCTAcctgctccttcttcctcgCCTGGACGTAGCTCTTCCACTCAGCTTCGGTCATCCCGATTTTCTCGGCCACATTCGTGCAAAGGATATCTTCGGggttcaaaattttgtagTTCCCTATCCACATCTTGggcttcattttgttcggGTAGTACACGAAGGTGCCTTGGACGGTGCTCCCATCAACTggtaggggggaaaaaatgaagactcATTTGGGGGCGCGTAACTAAGCGGCATAACATGCACAGAGTGGTCCGCAtcgttgaaaaaaataaatacataaaaataaaaatacgaTCGGTTCCACCTCCACAGGGGGAGAATAAACTTCCTCTTTGCACACGTTTCCACcaatcgattttttttttttttttttttatagcgGCTTTGCGAAGAGAGTTGCAATTCGAGACCActttgaagagaaaaaaaaatgataacaaATCTGCGTCAGTACATTTAGgggagtttccccccctccctgaTTTGCTTACTCGTTGTGTTGTTGCTTAACGCTTCGTTCATCATCTTCTGAGGGAAGTCTGGATCTTCGACCATCTCAGGGTCCCCCTGAAAAGGTGATAAAGTTGAGCGTGCGTTCATGGGGGCATTCACAGGCCTACACATTTTCCCTAACCAGGATATACTCACACGTCTATATACGCATGTTTGCGGCTACTCTCGAGGCGCCTACTCCCTGCTTACCTCATGTACCGTTCGGTACTCCCCAATCTTTGTGCTTAGCTCAAGCAGCGTCAATGGCTTCCTGGTCTGCCCACTGGATatgttccccatttggaagcGAGCGTATCTGTTGTGCCTTTCTTGAGCCACCCCACTTTTGGGAAGCGCCAGTCGGTGTGCGCGGCTATATGGGTGTTTATATATGTAGACACACGTGCGTGCGCAAGCATATATTTAGAGTGCGTGCTTCCCTTGAGATCAGTTTGGCAGAGAGACAATCCCAGTTAGACGCAAACGTTCGCTTCCACCAAGgagcgtgttttttttccctggtTGGAACAACACGGGCGGTATACCGAAAAGTTAAAAACACTGTGCTGgcccttttcgcttcttcacataAAAGTGTCGTTGTTGCAGTTTTGTGAAGCTCGCCCAGTtgctttttaattcttttaaaggtgcgtgaaaaaggaaaaaaaaaaatggcgtacAACAATGGGGTGTGTAAAACCCTTCCAGGCAACTGAAAATCCCGTTTTGTTGCCTTTTCGAGGAACTGCTTACAGaccatataatttttctcccATTAAATTGGCTCAATTTGATATGTACAGCTaagaatttaaatttttctttttcgtttagGTAGAAATTTGTGTACTTCCCTTTTGTAAGTACCAATTTGTAGACAttaccttcttttttttttttttttttttttttttttttcctgcagcTCAAAAGCTTAGGCATGGTAAAACGCGACCTACAAATTTGTAACTTGGTTCTTTGTGCTATGTGGGAGGAAAGGGGGTGTGCCTTCCCTAAGCAGATATATCCGCATATCCGCGCGTCTACACCTCTACACGTCCACGTTTGCTTGCATTTGTGTATACGCCTGCGCAGCGGCGTTGAATTTTTTGATCACCGTCGCCTTCTGTGCGGCGTTttgagcgttttttttcttgggGTACCCATGTTGATTGTCATTTTCAGGGGGAGGACGcccttcccccattttgacatTTCCATTTTACCGCCTCCCTATGACTGAACAGGCACACGCCGCAAATCAGTACgaagtctttttttttttttttttttgcattggTCCCATTTCGTTTCCGCTGGTCAAATTTGCGCCGGGCAGGCAGTGCAGTCCCCCCGCTCCTCCGCTTACATAAGTGTGCAAGCGTGTCACATGGATGTTCCACCTGTTCCCTTACGTTTAGAACAAACATGTCTACCTTTCATGgcacataaaaaggaaaaaaaaaattttaggaTAGCCAATTGACAACGCGCGCGGGGAATCAGCTGATAGTGCCGTGCAGGCTAATGCAAGAATGAATTTCTGTGTGCGGTTCCTCAAAAGGGGTTAACCCTGGGAGGACGCCTCACGCGGaaacacatatacacatgtaactcttttgtatatatatgtacacggGTTGTGCTTAGGACGGGGAGGAGGGAAGTCTTGCCTTCCTTCAAGACGCACTGTGCGTTAGAAGTGACAAAATTGGCCGCGCGAATTCGGCTCCACAAAGGAACATGCTAACACGCAAGAAACGCCGCAAAATtgtttacccctttttgaagaatgcacttcttttttcttccccttttttgctgcctCCATCGGGGGGGATTACCCATAAAGGGGGGCACAGAAATAAACCCTACCCCTaggcatacacatgtgtgggAGGTCCTGTCACTTGAAATGGTCCTACATCGGTGAGGTGAACGTGGTGGACCATTTCCGTTTCATTCGCCTCgcagggagaagcgggatgAGGAAATCACTCCACTTGGCGTTTGTCTTCGCACTGGTTAGGTGCTCCAGTCAGCCTTCTTACTTTTGCGTTTATGCATCCCCCcatgttcccttttttttttggaacgTAGGGAGACATGccattggggggggaggcccaaTTGGCCACTTCGCGATTTGCCTCACTTGCGTTTTTTTGGGGTTTGACGCGGCTACTTGCGTTTTTTTCGgccgctttctttttttgcggtTTGACGCGGCtgagtgcattttttttcggccgctttctttttttgcggcTTATTTGCACCGCGTGCACGTGCGCGAGACGccccattgggggggaaaggctccccccattttttgcgcctCGGCAGAATGGTACCCCCACCGGCGGAAAAAGGAATTCGCGCGGAGTTGCGCAGGTCGTTATGTGAGGCAAGCTTGACATGGGAGGTCCCCCGTTTGTAGGCGCTTCGGAGGGAgcccaaaaaagggagaagtatCAAGCGAGTTTCGTCCCTTTGAAGTTAGCCTTTTGTAGTTACCCCTGTGGAGTTAGCCCCCCCCGCAAAccgctttcccccctgcTAGCCGCTTTCCGCTCCCCGCACAatggaggaggggaagaacgcGTTCCTGTTCCACCTATTctcctgcgcggggggggagcgcaaAGCCGAGGTGACAAATTACAGGTTCGTCAAACTGCCGAGCATAAGTGAGCCCCACAAATGTGTGCTGTACCACTACAGCGAAAAGAGCAACCAGCTGTACCTGCTCGAACGGAACTACTATAACCCAAAAATTGAGTCCTTAAaagatgaaaatgaaaaaataaacaaaagcTGTGTAtccctttttataaataactaCGCTGTGCAAAATGATTGCAGCTTTTTCTGCTACCCCATTGAtgcaatttttctcttcataagtatcatttataaaaattgcgGAAGCAACACGTATACCACGCTGGGGGATTACCTAGACAGTGTTTTAAAAGATAGAGAGAAGAGGGAACAAAAcgaaataagcaaaaatgtcctcttcatttttaacaaaaatgtgagtaACATCAAGGAGAGATTAAAAAACACCTGCGACGAGTGCTACGAAATGGGCAAGTATTATTTCAAACCGAATTTGAAGAAggtccaaaatttttacaacctTAAATGTGTTAagttatttaattatattattgaaaataaaatcgtCTTCTCCGATTATGCCCACACTgtaaaggaagaaattttgaagaaaaaccaaGTGGATATGAACCTCCATGAGAGTAGCACGTCCAGagtgaaaaatgcaaaattaaaacaaattgatGTGTATGGAGAATATAAAAAGCTGGTCGACTCATTCGTCATACagtttaataaaaagtacTACAGATTTTGTGGGTCCAATTTGAGGACTTTCGTTTGGCTAATTGTGAAGGGCTTCATGAGCTCGCATTTGAGTGAAAGACTCACCCCCCCAGACATTCGGGAAAGattaagcaaaatgaaagaggacgacaagaagaagaagctgcaacAGAGTGATACCTtcgccaaggggaagaagcacccCCTGCAGCAGCCCAGGAATCAGATGATGATCGACTCCTtctttaagaagaaaaagaccAAGTGAAGTGGTAAAGTGGCGAGAGGCCTTAAAGATGCCCCAAAAGGGGCAGTcagcagggggaaaaagcacacacaaaaaaaaaccgcTGCTACAAATAAGTCCATGCTGCTACACACAAATCCATGCTGCTACAAACAAATCCATGCTGCTACCCCccgctgccccccccgctgctaaACGCGGAACACCCGCTTGGCCAAGTGCAGCAGGGTGGACCAAATGCAGAAGCCCCCGAACTGGTGCACCAGGGCCAGGTGGACGGGCACGTGGTGCACGAGGGTGCTAATACCCGTGAGCATTTGCACAGTTGTGATGAAGGGCAACACGAAGAAGAGTCGTTTGGTTTTCTTGCTCAGTGTCATTTTCTGCGAGTAGTAGTATAAGAGGAAGCTATTCAAGACAACCAAGTAGCTAAGCACCCGATGATTAAACTGCACCAGCGCTGTGTTCTCAAACAGCTGCTCATACTTCCTCTTCttgccaaaataaaaattttttacatcgTCCGGAATGAATTTGTCTAGCATTTTTGGCCACGTGTTGTAGGCATACCCTGCATCATTCCCAGCCACAAAACCTCCATACATAATGTTAGAAAAAACGAGAAGGGAAAAGCAAAGTAGGGCTAGCTTACTCCCCCTTGTAACGTTCCTCCGCTCATACGTTTGGTGTATTAACTGACTTCGCAGGAATTCTGGCCACTCGGCTATTTGACTCTTGGCAAACTGCTTCCTCATCTTGGCCACCTCAATCAGCGTAAGTGCGTTGAGAAAAAGGTAGCTGTACGTTAGGGTGGCGcagaagaggtggaagacTAACCTGTAGGGAGAAACCCTGGGGGTTTTATTTTCCGTCTGCGGAATTTCAAACCCACTTTTGACCATCCACCAACCGACAAATCCTTGAAATGTTCCTAAGCCCCAAAGGACACTCAACTTTttgatcatatttttttttaaataatttttatataaaaaaaaactagcaCCTCccacaaaaaataatcctATAAAACGACCAAATGTTCTGTGCAAccattcattaaaaaaaattttcttataatCCTCCATGGACAGGTTATAAtgcacttttttatattccggTGTTAATTTATACTTGTCAAATTCTCGCACCCATTCTTCTTCATTCTTGGGGTATTTTATGCCCTGAAATTTCCAGTGCGTTATTGACAAGCCACTTTCGGTCAAGCGGGTGTAACCTCCTATGCTTATCATGCCTAGTATTAACAGGCTGCACGTGTTCAGCCACATTCCCACTTTAAATTCTTGTCCCTCCTTCACATAATTCATGTACCTATCCGCCTTCTTAATTACGAACGATTCTTCTGCTTTACTCAGTTTGGTGAATGTGCTGAAGGGCCTCCCACGCTGCAGCGTTGTGTTTGCGGCTACCCTGTTAGCGGCTGCCCTGTTAGCGGCTACTCTCTTCGCGGCTGCCATTTCGAGCCAGTTCCGTACGTGGGCATAGTGCCCTAAGGAGACAACTCTGTGTAGGCACATCTTAACGTGCCGCTGGGCGGTGCAAAGTGTGCGCTGTGCCTTCCGATTTTCGCTCTCCCTGTGCCTAACTGGGAATATGCGCACATACAAAAAGAGGAGACACAGGGGAGGCAAAGAGGAGGGGAGTGTACCGCGCGACGCAGCTACATCTAGTCATGTCAAAAATTGGAAGAGGAACCTTTCAGGTAGAGGGGGCACCTCAGGGCACTCTTCCCAGTATGAAAACGGCAGATGGCAAAAACGGGTTAAACCCTCCACTCTTCAATAACTCATTTCCACACATAAAAGGGTTAGATCATTCTCGCAGGAGCtattccctccccccttatTAGGGTCATATTTATCACTttgcaaaggggagaaaattACGCAGTCATCCATGTGggccttttatttttccatcgCCCCCTTTTCTGCACAGATGTATGATAAGCTTTGTTCATTCCATTCGGAGgatattttggaaaaagaaaaatgccccTCGTTCGTTTCTACttatctcccctttttttttggttcacAAAGGAGTACTCACACGTGGCCCCTACACGCTGCAAAGGTGATGGGTGCGCCCAACGCAGCAGGGCCTTTTTCGCCCCATATAGGTACAACGGCGTAAACTCCTTGTGGATTAAAAAATGGGTGCTTCTTCGCTGTGCACAGGCAAAGTGTAGCGAAACGATCTGCgcggcaaaataaaaattggtaTGCGTTACACATGCGCGGATAACGAGGATGTGCTTTGTTCTTTTGGAAGGGATGGATGCGGCGAGAACGTAGTGGATACCTTCTCAAAATGAAGCCAAAAGGAGCTCGACTTGTCCacacattttgcttttttttctcatgcgagttttattaataaaaggtgaagcggtgaggtggTAGATTCCCTAGCAGTGGTGGTTTTCCCCCCAGGTGTGGCGCCAAACAGGCCACGCATTGCCACAAAAGCCCCTAACATGGGGGGGCACATAATGATGGATAAAGTTAGCACAAACCTACACATCAACGGTAAGCCGTTCAGCAAGCGTGTGTAGTgcactgggggggggggagcacctTAACGACGCGAAGCAGAAGCAATTGCGCTAAATCAAATAATGTGCAGCCCTTTTTAAGAGTGGTTTGAACCACCGTGGGGGAAAAAGTGCGCAGCCAAATAGGAGCAcccacaaaaaagggtaaaaaaagggataaaaaaaaggattccACAAAACAATTGAGACGGGGTGGAAGCGAAGATGAAAGTGGCCAAGTTGAGAAGTAGGACCAATACGTGCTGGACAATACACTTAACAAAATGACATGCATAAACATTGTGAGAAAGCAAAGCAGAAGGTATTAACCCCATTTGAGTCAGCAGCAAGCGGTGCAGTTTTCCTCACTTGCAATTTTGAGATCAGTGGGGGCATACCATTTGGACCCCTCCAATGTGTACCTACTGTTTAACGATTTAACATTAACAGTTTTTTTAGCCTgtaaagaaggaaagaaaaagagtcGGATGAATTGCACAAAATTGCGCAGAATTGCGCAGAATTGGAGTCGCCCCCCAATGTGGTAATTTTTCCCACGCCATTTGTTCCGCGCAAAACGGGATGTGtgtccatttggggggaccCCCATTTCGCGGCACATTACCAAATTGTGGTGGCCAGGTATGTAGCTCCTGTGATGTTCACCCCCACACGATTCTTCATTCTCCAAGTGGTTCTCCAAGTAATTCCTCGAAAAaaccttttcctcctctgaGTCGTTTTTCATTATGTAGTCTCTCAAATGGTCCATGTGTGCAGGAAAAGCGACAAACTCGTTGGAAGTCCCTTTCTGTGCATTTAAGGGGGTCTCCTTCCGTTGCAAGGAAGCAATTTTatctgcgaaaaaaaaggggaaatagtTTGggttaaattttaaaaggtaTAAAAAGTGGGACATACTagtggaagggggaaaaaaagaaacagcgTGTCTGCACTAATATTTTGGAAGGgagagcaaaatggaaaggcaTAATCTGTTCCACCTTTGAAGACATTCCTAGTGTGATTTAACGCCCTGTCTTTGTAGTTCAATCGAAGGTTGAACATCGCGTTCGTCTTCAAGTAGGATCGATTTAGCTTGAGCAGGTCCAGGGGGTAGCAGTTGTATGTGCCCTGAAATGGAAcagaaagaaatatttttcttactACGCACACTGTGCAGGGATCGCTGCCGGGGCTACATAGAATGTGCAACGATTCGCATGTCAACTGTTATGGTGCCTTTCCAGGCAGAGGCGAttatcctatttttttttaaatcgcaTTCCTGCATGGGCATTTTTGCAGAAGCAACATAATTTAGTGCGAACGTGCACACGCTCCTCTACATCGTGGATGCTTAACAAGGCACTCATTTACGTACATTTTCCAGCAAGACGTACACGTAATTTTCCcctataaattttaaaaacttgcCCTTGCCTTCAGGAGCTACAATTTCACACATGTCATCCAGCACATCGGAAATGGGGTCATTCGACTGTACTACTCCCTCCTGCACTTCCTCTTTGCTGCCGCGTGATATGTAACTGCTTGGCTGTTTATCTCTTTGCACACTTTCCAGTGAGCTTTTACTCTTATAGAAGCATTTGGATTGCACTATGCTGCGACTGCTTCGATTGCTTCCATCGCTTCCATTGCTTACATCGCTTCCTCTTTCGATTGACCCCTTTAAATCGTGCGAAGAGCTCGTCGCGCTTGATATTTTGGACTGCGAAGAAGCCGCGTAGTCGTAGATCGCGCCAAATTTGTTCTCGTTTCTGGCGGGGTGCCTGTTGAAAACTATCCCCCGGTCCTCATCGCAGTATTTCATCACTGCCTCCGCCATATCGTTCTTGTTGCACagttttaaataattcacaAGGGTGTCCCTTTTGCTTACGTTTTCCATGTTTGGAGCGTGGATTGGGCAAGCTGTGTGCTTTGTGCGGACGAGAAAAAGCGTCTATTTTGCATGGAAGGGAAAAATCGCCTATTTTGCatggaagagaaaaattgccTATTTTGCATGGAAGAGAAAAACTGCCTACTTTGCgtggaagagaaaaattgccTATTTTGCGCAAAGGAAAAGTTGCACTTTTTACACCTTTAAATGTTACTGCCGCGCACACACGCGGTAAAACAAAAAcgttgtgaaaaaaaaaaaaaacgcacacacaGCTGCAAAGTGAAGGAACTCGCCATTTGGTTAAATAAATAgccaatttttacctttcacatgaaaa carries:
- a CDS encoding hypothetical protein, conserved (encoded by transcript PVX_084780A): MEEGKNAFLFHLFSCAGGERKAEVTNYRFVKLPSISEPHKCVLYHYSEKSNQLYLLERNYYNPKIESLKDENEKINKSCVSLFINNYAVQNDCSFFCYPIDAIFLFISIIYKNCGSNTYTTLGDYLDSVLKDREKREQNEISKNVLFIFNKNVSNIKERLKNTCDECYEMGKYYFKPNLKKVQNFYNLKCVKLFNYIIENKIVFSDYAHTVKEEILKKNQVDMNLHESSTSRVKNAKLKQIDVYGEYKKLVDSFVIQFNKKYYRFCGSNLRTFVWLIVKGFMSSHLSERLTPPDIRERLSKMKEDDKKKKLQQSDTFAKGKKHPLQQPRNQMMIDSFFKKKKTK
- a CDS encoding cytochrome c oxidase assembly protein, putative (encoded by transcript PVX_084785A) produces the protein MAAAKRVAANRAAANRVAANTTLQRGRPFSTFTKLSKAEESFVIKKADRYMNYVKEGQEFKVGMWLNTCSLLILGMISIGGYTRLTESGLSITHWKFQGIKYPKNEEEWVREFDKYKLTPEYKKVHYNLSMEDYKKIFFNEWLHRTFGRFIGLFFVGGASFFLYKNYLKKNMIKKLSVLWGLGTFQGFVGWWMVKSGFEIPQTENKTPRVSPYRLVFHLFCATLTYSYLFLNALTLIEVAKMRKQFAKSQIAEWPEFLRSQLIHQTYERRNVTRGSKLALLCFSLLVFSNIMYGGFVAGNDAGYAYNTWPKMLDKFIPDDVKNFYFGKKRKYEQLFENTALVQFNHRVLSYLVVLNSFLLYYYSQKMTLSKKTKRLFFVLPFITTVQMLTGISTLVHHVPVHLALVHQFGGFCIWSTLLHLAKRVFRV
- a CDS encoding hypothetical protein, conserved (encoded by transcript PVX_084790A); translated protein: MENVSKRDTLVNYLKLCNKNDMAEAVMKYCDEDRGIVFNRHPARNENKFGAIYDYAASSQSKISSATSSSHDLKGSIERGSDVSNGSDGSNRSSRSIVQSKCFYKSKSSLESVQRDKQPSSYISRGSKEEVQEGVVQSNDPISDVLDDMCEIVAPEGKGKFLKFIGENYVYVLLENGTYNCYPLDLLKLNRSYLKTNAMFNLRLNYKDRALNHTRNVFKDKIASLQRKETPLNAQKGTSNEFVAFPAHMDHLRDYIMKNDSEEEKVFSRNYLENHLENEESCGGEHHRSYIPGHHNLAKKTVNVKSLNSRYTLEGSKWYAPTDLKIASEENCTACC